The Chanodichthys erythropterus isolate Z2021 chromosome 12, ASM2448905v1, whole genome shotgun sequence genome contains a region encoding:
- the socs1b gene encoding suppressor of cytokine signaling 1b isoform X1 — protein MSLAQELMFLEFGAHFKGHIASSEISSLDSSAVQCKAAEPFIYALGPWRNGMSGPRFRMVQHNDSDHTVAPQGPVPKPAEPPKPCSEPPTHFHPFRDQQECDLITQAVNYLNHSGFYWGPMEADEAHARLAELPLGTFLIRDSMQANVFFTLSYRAPEGPTSVRVLLKGGGFSLAGSKHTFTCLFHLIGYYIASPKKSLSMPYRGDAPQSLQELARRAVMQSYGKDSIHQLPVSKKLKEFLLLYPFSI, from the exons ATGTCACTGGCACAAGAGTTGATGTTTTTGGAATTTGGGGCTCATTTCAAAGGTCACATTGCTTCAAGTGAAATTTCATCTTTGGATTCATCTGCAGTGCAGTGCAag GCTGCAGAACCATTCATCTATGCTTTGGGACCATGGAGGAATGGTATGAGTGGGCCCCGATTCAGAATGGTCCAGCATAATGACTCTGACCATACAGTTGCGCCACAGGGCCCAGTCCCCAAGCCGGCCGAACCCCCTAAACCCTGCTCCGAGCCACCCACACACTTTCACCCCTTTCGGGACCAGCAGGAATGTGACCTCATCACCCAGGCTGTGAATTACTTGAACCACAGTGGATTTTACTGGGGTCCCATGGAAGCAGACGAAGCTCATGCACGACTGGCCGAACTCCCTCTTGGGACGTTCCTGATCCGGGACAGCATGCAGGCAAATGTTTTCTTCACTCTCAGCTATCGGGCTCCCGAGGGCCCGACCAGTGTGCGGGTGCTCCTAAAAGGAGGAGGATTCAGTTTAGCGGGGAGTAAACATACTTTCACTTGCCTTTTCCACCTGATAGGATACTATATTGCATCCCCAAAAAAGAGTCTGAGTATGCCGTATCGGGGAGATGCGCCACAGAGCCTACAAGAGCTGGCAAGAAGAGCCGTGATGCAGAGTTATGGGAAAGATAGTATTCACCAACTACCTGTGAGCAAAAAACTTAAAGAATTTCTGTTGTTGTACCCTTTTAGTATATGA
- the socs1b gene encoding suppressor of cytokine signaling 1b isoform X2 encodes MSLAQELMFLEFGAHFKGHIASSEISSLDSSAVQCKAAEPFIYALGPWRNGMSGPRFRMVQHNDSDHTVAPQGPVPKPAEPPKPCSEPPTHFHPFRDQQECDLITQAVNYLNHSGFYWGPMEADEAHARLAELPLGTFLIRDSMQANVFFTLSYRAPEGPTSVRVLLKGGGFSLAGSKHTFTCLFHLIGYYIASPKKSLSMPYRGDAPQSLQELARRAVMQSYGKDSIHQLPDRKLKQRHPL; translated from the exons ATGTCACTGGCACAAGAGTTGATGTTTTTGGAATTTGGGGCTCATTTCAAAGGTCACATTGCTTCAAGTGAAATTTCATCTTTGGATTCATCTGCAGTGCAGTGCAag GCTGCAGAACCATTCATCTATGCTTTGGGACCATGGAGGAATGGTATGAGTGGGCCCCGATTCAGAATGGTCCAGCATAATGACTCTGACCATACAGTTGCGCCACAGGGCCCAGTCCCCAAGCCGGCCGAACCCCCTAAACCCTGCTCCGAGCCACCCACACACTTTCACCCCTTTCGGGACCAGCAGGAATGTGACCTCATCACCCAGGCTGTGAATTACTTGAACCACAGTGGATTTTACTGGGGTCCCATGGAAGCAGACGAAGCTCATGCACGACTGGCCGAACTCCCTCTTGGGACGTTCCTGATCCGGGACAGCATGCAGGCAAATGTTTTCTTCACTCTCAGCTATCGGGCTCCCGAGGGCCCGACCAGTGTGCGGGTGCTCCTAAAAGGAGGAGGATTCAGTTTAGCGGGGAGTAAACATACTTTCACTTGCCTTTTCCACCTGATAGGATACTATATTGCATCCCCAAAAAAGAGTCTGAGTATGCCGTATCGGGGAGATGCGCCACAGAGCCTACAAGAGCTGGCAAGAAGAGCCGTGATGCAGAGTTATGGGAAAGATAGTATTCACCAACTACCT
- the tlr2 gene encoding toll-like receptor 2 has product MFEFCLFSFIMATAKLEFACVRGADTIIGVRMGLLGAKSIILFILILAQGSEYSRTCKCDQQFFCNCSSNHLQQVPKVPPNALGLDLSFNQIESININDLSPYSELETLNLHKNKLSFIHKEAFKSQRNLKVLDLSLNNLKELDSSWFHELKSLQHLNLVGNPYSTLGPASIFQSLVNLRTLQFGSPSLRVVHKNGLDGLTHLDEMTFIGSNLRSYENGSLKAARPIGLVSLSLQNLFQNDPELVSKVLQDVSHPETLLTIKDVTLRTNTSTEPFKAAKEGGTKSLSFQNVTTSDEAITSLLQVMDGSPLSFLGLIDVHLFGQGWWQKASYTHYENLHTAYIRNLDIQGFFEFSSMIQLGFLLEHLHKVSVINGTVFVIPQQTTFLLRKLEYLDLSQNLLSDLTIEPSLFTGFGAYQNLNTLNVSQNILKSLGLMSRLVTNLKRLIYLDLSHNSFVSMPEKCSWPATLRFLNLSSTKLRTVTACLPSTLTVLDLSENDLMVFNQRFPQLTTLILTGNRFMKLPQGELFPRLRTLLIQRNALRMFNGSSLRRFKNLQYLEAGNNNFVCSCEFVSFFKQDVDRFITLRDGRCNYVCDTPFTLRGDAIESVRLSVFECYMIPAVSVLCSVIIIVLGLIVVTCHKLHIIWYLQMTKAWIKAKRKPAVGRLAEELRYDAFVSYSQHDAEWVEEILVPELESSQPSFTLCLHKRDFRPGRWIVDNIIDSIEKSHRTLFVLSEHFVTSEWCRYELDFSHFRIVDEHNDSAVLVLLEPIKKETIPKRFCKLRKIMNSRTYLEWPEEEEKRGEFWTNLRAALQRDECTEDAS; this is encoded by the exons ATGTTTGAATTCTGTTTGTTTTCCTTTATTATGGCTACTGCCAAACTGGAGTTTGCGTGCGTAAGAGGAGCAGACACAATAATAGGAGTCAG GATGGGACTCTTGGGAGCAAAGTCCATCATTCtttttatattgattttggCTCAGGGCTCAGAGTACTCTAGGACATGTAAATGTGATCAGcaatttttttgcaattgctCCTCAAATCATCTCCAACAGGTCCCAAAGGTTCCACCAAACGCTCTTGGCCTTGACCTGTCTTTCAATCAAATTGAGTCTATTAACATAAATGATCTCAGCCCTTATAGTGAGCTGGAAACCCTGAACTTGCACAAGAACAAGCTCAGTTTTATACACAAGGAGGCATTCAAATCTCAACGTAATCTGAAAGTTCTTGATCTGTCCTTAAACAACCTGAAAGAACTGGATTCGTCTTGGTTCCATGAGCTAAAATCTCTTCAGCATTTGAACCTTGTAGGAAACCCTTACTCCACCTTGGGACCTGCTTCCATCTTCCAGTCTCTCGTTAACTTGAGGACGCTGCAATTTGGTAGTCCTTCACTGAGGGTGGTTCACAAGAATGGCTTAGATGGGCTCACTCATCTGGACGAGATGACATTTATTGGCAGTAACCTGAGGTCGTATGAGAACGGGAGCTTGAAAGCAGCCCGTCCCATCGGTTTAGTCTCTTTGAGCCTTCAGAATCTGTTTCAGAATGATCCAGAACTAGTCTCTAAGGTACTTCAAGATGTCTCCCACCCTGAAACTCTGCTGACTATCAAAGACGTCACACTCAGAACGAACACTTCGACAGAACCCTTCAAAGCGGCGAAAGAAGGTGGGACTAAAAGCTTGAGTTTCCAAAATGTAACCACAAGCGATGAAGCAATCACCTCTTTATTGCAGGTCATGGATGGTTCTCCTTTGTCTTTTCTGGGTCTCATAGATGTACATTTATTCGGTCAAGGGTGGTGGCAGAAAGCTTCGTACACACATTATGAAAACTTACATACGGCCTACATACGTAATCTTGACATCCAAGGATTTTTTGAGTTTAGTAGCATGATCCAGTTGGGATTTCTCCTGGAGCATCTCCATAAGGTGTCTGTGATCAACGGCACAGTGTTTGTCATTCCTCAGCAAACGACTTTTCTGTTGAGAAAACTTGAATACTTGGACCTTAGTCAAAATCTCCTGTCAGACCTGACAATTGAACCATCCTTATTTACAGGTTTCGGTGCATATCAAAACCTCAACACCCTTAATGTGAGccagaacattttaaaatctcttGGGCTGATGTCTCGGTTGGTAACTAACCTTAAGAGGCTCATATATTTAGACTTAAGTCACAATAGTTTTGTTTCTATGCCAGAAAAGTGTAGCTGGCCAGCGACTCTTAGGTTTCTGAACCTTTCCAGCACAAAGCTACGTACGGTGACCGCTTGCCTGCCTTCTACCTTGACGGTTCTGGATCTCAGCGAAAATGATCTGATGGTGTTCAACCAAAGATTTCCTCAACTTACTACACTTATATTGACAGGAAACCGATTTATGAAACTGCCACAGGGGGAATTATTTCCGAGGCTACGTACGCTGCTTATCCAGAGGAACGCTTTGCGGATGTTCAACGGGAGCTCTTTGAGGAGGTTTAAAAACCTGCAATACTTGGAGGCGGGTAACAACAATTTTGTGTGCTCCTGCGAGTTTGTATCTTTCTTCAAACAAGATGTTGACCGTTTCATCACACTACGGGATGGTCGTTGCAATTATGTGTGCGACACACCATTTACTCTCAGAGGTGATGCTATTGAAAGTGTCAGATTGTCAGTCTTCGAGTGTTATATGATCCCTGCTGTCTCAGTGCTTTGTTCTGTGATTATCATAGTGCTTGGACTTATTGTTGTCACCTGCCATAAGCTTCACATTATATGGTACCTGCAGATGACAAAAGCATGGATAAAAGCCAAACGAAAACCTGCAGTTGGTCGACTGGCCGAAGAGCTCCGCTATGATGCTTTTGTATCCTACAGTCAACATGACGCTGAGTGGGTCGAGGAGATCCTTGTTCCAGAGCTGGAGAGCTCTCAGCCTTCGTTcaccctgtgtttgcacaaacGGGACTTCCGGCCGGGCCGTTGGATTGTGGACAACATAATCGACTCGATTGAGAAGAGCCATCGGACTCTCTTTGTTCTGTCTGAGCACTTTGTTACCAGCGAATGGTGTCGCTATGAGCTGGACTTCTCGCATTTCCGCATAGTCGATGAGCACAATGACTCCGCCGTCCTAGTGCTTCTAGAGCCAATCAAGAAGGAGACCATTCCTAAGCGTTTCTGCAAGCTGCGGAAGATTATGAACTCCAGGACGTATCTGGAGTGGCCCGAGGAAGAGGAAAAGAGAGGCGAGTTCTGGACCAATCTGAGAGCCGCCCTACAGAGAGATGAATGTACAGAGGACGCCTCATGA